The Cyclobacterium amurskyense genome contains the following window.
TAAACCCAAAATAACCTGCTGTAGGAGAAGGAGTCGAACCTCCATGGAGTAGTTAGGCTAAATATGAGCTCTATATTTGCTTTTTCCCAATTCCTCCACCCCCGAGATAGGAGGGCATGTCTGCCAGTTTCATCACCCTACAGTATATATCGTCAATTAAATCGTTACTTCTTAACTTTTAATTGACCAGAGACCTTTTGTCTTTGTTTGATATGTCAAAGGTAATAAAAAGATTAATACATTAAAATTATAATAACGAATTAACTATTTTTTTACACTAAATTAAATTTTAAGGTAATAAAATTAACTATTCGTTAATACATGGACTTGGATTTGGGATTATATTAATAGATCGGCAAAAACGAAGTCGAGGTTAGTTTAAATTTAAACCTATTTTTCGGTTTTAAACATATTTTTTATAAAACGAACCTATTTTTAAACCCTACTTTTAAATAAAACACCTACTTCTAAATATATTTTATTATTTTTTAACCCTATCATAATTTAAATACACCGCAACCCAACGCAGTCAACAGCACCAGAACAACATGCCCAACAATCCTAAATACGTAAACCCGGCATAAAGAAGAACTTCAGCCCCAACCCTTAACACCCATACCTAAAACTTGAAAACTTATCAAAAACCATAAAGAAGTAAAACCAAGCACTTACCGCTATCCAAGATCACTTTCTTTGCGCAAGGAGATAAGATTTTGAGTAATTGTAAAACAAGGCAAAATCAATACACGCAGACTTGAAAAATTCAACGAGCAACACAAAACCCATAAGTCAGACTGGAATTACACCTTTTTTACAAAAAAAACACGATCAAGAAATAAGAAAGTTTACTCATTTAGTAACAGGTCTCTGCATTAACCAAAAAAAAGCTATGAAATAAAATCTCATAGCTTTAGTCAATTAACAATAAACCCAAAATAACCTGCTGTAGGAGAAGGAGTCGAACCTCCACGGGGCAGTTAGGAAAAATACGAGCTCGCTATTTTCTTTTTTCTGTGTTCCCCACCCCCGAGACAGGAGGGCATGTCTGCCAGTTTCATCATCCTACAGTATATATCATCAATAAAAAAAACTTGCCTTTCATTGACCAAAGACCTTTTGTCTTTGTTTGATATGTCAAAGGTAAGAAAAAGATCCGTTAATTAAAATTATGGTAACAAAAATATTGTTTTTATACATTATTTATATTTTTATAGCTATAATGTTGTCATTTTAAAAAATTCAGACCTAAAAATTGTCTGGTATTTACAATATTTAAAATACCTTCAAATCCACAATTAACACCATGACCTTTACAAAAAAATTATTCAAGTTCCTTTCCGGCCATTACAAAGTGAGAAATGGCAAATTTAGAATAGAAAACAACAACTAAACCAAAATTTTCATTTTAACTATTTATCAATAAATCTAACCATTGTTATTAATTCATTATTTTTATAGCTAATACTTTGATTATAATATATTTTTATTGAACCTTTGTTATTAATTACACATTAGATTAATACCACAACAACTACCACTATGAAAGAGACGGGATTTTTAATTGACATGGATGGTGTCATCTACCGAGGAGGAGAATTGATACCTGGAGCAAAAGACTTCATTCAAAAATTACTGGAAGAAGACTACCCTTTTAGATTCCTTACTAACAATAGCCAAAGAAACTGCCGAGATGTAGTAGCAAAACTCAGCAGAATGGGAATAGGGGTTGAGGAAAAACATATTTTCACCTGCGCCATAGCCACTGCAAGGTACCTTGCTTCTCAAAAACCTAATGGCACAGCCTATGTCATTGGAGAAGGAGGCTTATTGACAGCGCTTCACCAAAATGGGTACTCCATCGTAGATGATGCCCCAGACTATGTAGTCATAGGAGAAGGAAGAACCATTATGCTGGAATCTGTAGATAAAGCGATAAACATGGTCATGAACGGTGCAAAATTAATCGCTACAAACCTTGACGCTTACTGCCCAAGCTCGAACAACTCTATTCGTTCAGGCTGTGGCGCTTTTGTTTCAATGATAGAAATGGCAACAGGTAGAAAAGCCTTTAGCGCTGGAAAACCCAACCCTGTAATGATGAGAATTGCCAAAGCGGAATTAGGAACACGTTCTGCCAATACCATTATGATTGGAGACACCATGGAAACAGATATACTTGGCGGTGTTCAAATGGGATTCAAAACAGTATTAACGCTCACAGGTTCTACCAAAATAGACGATCTTGAAACCTATGCTTATTCTCCAGACCATATCATTGCAAGTATTCAAGAATTAAATGACCCAATGGTATTGGAACAAATAGTAAATGGAGACATGGTACTTCAACACTAAATCCTTTGCATTGGAAGATCATTTACTGGTTCTTAAAATTCAAGACCAGTAAAAAACAACTAAAACCGCATCGAAATCAAACTGATTACGATGCGGTTTTAGCATTTATAAATGAGAGGGTTTAACCCGAAATATGCAATAGAAATTCTATTACATAATCCGGGTTAAAAAAAGCCAATTTACTAAGCACAAAAAAAAGCTATGAAACAAAATCTCATAGCCTTAGTCAATTAACAATAAACCCAAAATAACCTGCTGTAGGAGAAGGAGTCGAACCTCCACGGGGCAGTTAGGAAAAATACGAGCTCGCTATTTTCTTTATTCTGTGTTCCCCACCCCCGAGACAGGAGGGCATGTCTGCCAGTTTCATCATCCTACAGTATATATCATCAATAAAATACTTGCCTTTATTGACCAAAGACCTTTTGTCTTTGTTTGATATATCAAAGGTAATAAAAAGATCATAAAATTAAAATTTTGGCAATAAATCAATTAAATTTTTACATTATAATTTATATTACAGCTATTATATTGCCATAAATTAATTTTAGATATAATTTTATAGCCTGAAATTAGAAAATCCTTAACGACAAAAATTCTTAGCAGCAAACTCAAGTAAAAACCTTATTTATTCAGCATCTGGGGCAGTCTTTGAAGAATCTTTTACCAAATATTGAATTTCATCTAGTTCTTCAGCAGACAAGTCCCTCCATCTACCTTTGGGCAGGTCTAGAGAAATATTCATGATTCTAACCCGCTTGAGGGCAACGACTTTATAGCCAAGGTAATCGCACATCCTTCTTATCTGCCGATTGAGGCCTTGGGTAAGGATGATCTTAAAAGTGTCCTTTTTCAGTTGCTTGACGTAACATTTTTGGGTGACAATATCTAAAATGGGTACACCTTTACTCATCCTATCAATAAAATCTCCTTCTATGGGTCGGTTTACTTTTACTATGTATTCTTTCTCATGCGCATTCCCCGCCCTCAATATTTTATTAACAATATCCCCATCACTAGTCAAAAGAATAAGTCCCTCACTCGGCTTGTCTAATCTGCCAATATGAAAAATCCGCTGTGGGTGATTGATGTAGTCTACTATATTGTCTTTTACTTTTGTGTCTGTGGTACAAATAACACCTACGGGCTTATTGAAAGCAATGTAGACATGCTTTTCTTTTGGTGCGGAGACCACTTCTCCATCCACTTTCACCACATCTCCAGGAACAATTTTAGTACCCATCTCAGGCACCTTATCATTAATGGTCACCCTATTGGCCGCAATCATCCTATCAGCTTCTCTTCTGGAACAATAGCCAATTTCACTTAGAAACTTATTTATCCTGACTTCACTTTTCACATTCAACTATTTAAATTAATGCCACATTTCTTCAATCAGCTCTGTATAGAAATCCTTAAGATTCATTCCTACTGCTTTTACCTGCTGAGAGATAAGACTAGTTTCCGTTTGCCCAGGTACAGTATTGATCTCTATAAAATAGAAGTCATCCGTTTTTGTTTCCAAAAAATAATCCATCCGTACCGCTCCCTTACAATTCAATTTCCGGTAAACTTGTTCGGCTATTTTTTTGACCTTTTCTACATCTCGTTCATCCATTCTTCCTGGAGTAATTTCTTCAGAAACACCAGGCTTGTATTTGGCTTCAAAATCAAAAAATTCCTTTGAACTGATGATCTCTGTCGAAGGAAGAACGGTAATTTTCCCTTTGGCTTTATAAATCCCTATAGAAAACTCCCTACCACTAACAAATTCCTCCACCATCACCTGATCATCTTCCTTAAAGGCCAAGTCCAAGGCCAAGTCCAACTCTTCGGCATTTTTCACCTTGCTCATCCCTATACTACTACCTCCACTATTGGGCTTGACGAAAATCGGCAAGCTCAATTTTTCAAGTAACTCTTCAGCCAACCCATTATAATTTTCAAATAGCTGCACTGATTTGGCCACATGCAAATCAGGAATATCCGCTATGATGTTCTTGGTATAGGCCTTATTCATGGTAATAGAAGAAGTAAGGGAATCACAGGTCGTGTATGGAATTCCCAACATATCAAAATACCCTACAAGCTTACCATCTTCCCCGGGAGATCCGTGGATAATATTAAACACCCCATCAAATTTGATCTTTTCCCCAGCTAAGCTTATAGAAAAATCATTAAAGTCTACAGGTATTTTTTCTCCATTTGCAGCCAAATGATAACAACTGTCTTGATAAACATGGACCGGAAAAACCTCATAACGGTCCTCGTCCAGGTGTTGCGCCACTACAGCAGCACTCTTTAAAGAGACTACTGACTCCCCAGTATAGCCTCCCATGACCAACGCAATCTTCTTTTTAATCATTAATCTCAATTTTGATGCGAGTTACAAGAATATTTTGTAAATAAAATCATAAATAACTAATTTGATAAACAATTCCACATGGAATTGCGATCTACAAAAAGATTATGAAAGTCCTTTTCTACCTGTGTGTTATTTTACCTCTTGTATTCTCATGCAATTGGTCTTCAGAGGATCCTCTACAGAGTAAGCAAATCCTGGAGGGCTACCACATTACCACTATTGATTTTGATAAGGCAGGCAATGCATGGCTGGGAACATTAGATCAGGGATTGATAAAATTTGATGGCCAAAACATAAAAGTATATCCCGAAATCACAAAAATGATTCGAGTATTAAAAGTAGATAGCAAAAATCAAGTCTTTCTTGCTACTGATGGCCTCGTAAAGTTTGATGGTGAAAATTTCACCCGATACGATCCCAGCAATACCCCTGGTATGGAAGGTGTTGTTATGGATTTGGACATCGATTCAAAAGACCAGGTTTGGTTTGCCATGGGAGGATTCAACAGCGGCGGATTAGGTAGACTGGATGAAGACGGCCTCACCTTCTACACTCCGGACAATTCACCTTTAACCGCCCATTGGGTAAGCGGTATAAAGGTAACCCACAAGGATGAAGTATGGGTTTCTTCCCAAACCAGCGTAGGCAATGTGGAACTAGCCAAAATAAAAGAGGGGGAATGGAGCCTCTACAATACGGATAACTTAGGCTTTAACCCATATTCCATCACAAATCTGGAAGAAAACAGCCGTGGAGACTTGGTAGCCGGGATTGATTATTCCTTTTCAAGCTCCAATACCAGTGGTAGGCCACCGCTTTTTACCTTTGATGAAAAGGTAGGCAAGCAGATTAATGCCAACAAATCTTTTCAAATTAGCAAAATTCTAGTTGACAGTTTCGATAGAATATGGTGTGCCGGATATACAGGATATGCAATCTATATGCATGAAAGCTGGTCCTACGATGAAGAAACCTTCAAGGACATAAGCGTATTCAGTATTTCTCAGGCCCCAAATGGCGAAATATGGATGGGCACAGGTGATGGAGTGTACGTCATTGAGTAATTAGAAAAGTAATTTCAGGAAATTTTAATACCAATGCAGCCCTGCAGCTTCCATTGCGGTGAAGCAATAATACCCTCATTGAAAGTCTATTGCTATTTAATTCACCAAATCGCTTGTTTAAGGTCATGCTATTGAAAAATCAAACCAGAAATATTTTTTCTTACAACATATTTTTTAAATTGATTATAATATAAAACATTATAAACCTTTCCATTATGAAACCTAATATTCAATTTGCGCTTATTTTAATCTTAAGTATAGGAATATTGTCCTGCTCGTTAGACGATGATGA
Protein-coding sequences here:
- a CDS encoding HAD-IIA family hydrolase, with translation MKETGFLIDMDGVIYRGGELIPGAKDFIQKLLEEDYPFRFLTNNSQRNCRDVVAKLSRMGIGVEEKHIFTCAIATARYLASQKPNGTAYVIGEGGLLTALHQNGYSIVDDAPDYVVIGEGRTIMLESVDKAINMVMNGAKLIATNLDAYCPSSNNSIRSGCGAFVSMIEMATGRKAFSAGKPNPVMMRIAKAELGTRSANTIMIGDTMETDILGGVQMGFKTVLTLTGSTKIDDLETYAYSPDHIIASIQELNDPMVLEQIVNGDMVLQH
- the rluF gene encoding 23S rRNA pseudouridine(2604) synthase RluF, whose amino-acid sequence is MKSEVRINKFLSEIGYCSRREADRMIAANRVTINDKVPEMGTKIVPGDVVKVDGEVVSAPKEKHVYIAFNKPVGVICTTDTKVKDNIVDYINHPQRIFHIGRLDKPSEGLILLTSDGDIVNKILRAGNAHEKEYIVKVNRPIEGDFIDRMSKGVPILDIVTQKCYVKQLKKDTFKIILTQGLNRQIRRMCDYLGYKVVALKRVRIMNISLDLPKGRWRDLSAEELDEIQYLVKDSSKTAPDAE
- a CDS encoding D-alanine--D-alanine ligase; protein product: MKKKIALVMGGYTGESVVSLKSAAVVAQHLDEDRYEVFPVHVYQDSCYHLAANGEKIPVDFNDFSISLAGEKIKFDGVFNIIHGSPGEDGKLVGYFDMLGIPYTTCDSLTSSITMNKAYTKNIIADIPDLHVAKSVQLFENYNGLAEELLEKLSLPIFVKPNSGGSSIGMSKVKNAEELDLALDLAFKEDDQVMVEEFVSGREFSIGIYKAKGKITVLPSTEIISSKEFFDFEAKYKPGVSEEITPGRMDERDVEKVKKIAEQVYRKLNCKGAVRMDYFLETKTDDFYFIEINTVPGQTETSLISQQVKAVGMNLKDFYTELIEEMWH
- a CDS encoding ligand-binding sensor domain-containing protein, which produces MKVLFYLCVILPLVFSCNWSSEDPLQSKQILEGYHITTIDFDKAGNAWLGTLDQGLIKFDGQNIKVYPEITKMIRVLKVDSKNQVFLATDGLVKFDGENFTRYDPSNTPGMEGVVMDLDIDSKDQVWFAMGGFNSGGLGRLDEDGLTFYTPDNSPLTAHWVSGIKVTHKDEVWVSSQTSVGNVELAKIKEGEWSLYNTDNLGFNPYSITNLEENSRGDLVAGIDYSFSSSNTSGRPPLFTFDEKVGKQINANKSFQISKILVDSFDRIWCAGYTGYAIYMHESWSYDEETFKDISVFSISQAPNGEIWMGTGDGVYVIE